One genomic region from Leptospira tipperaryensis encodes:
- a CDS encoding N-acetylmuramoyl-L-alanine amidase, whose protein sequence is MRRLKNFSFFFNLILLSILLPGAAAEAGPGKKEEPDSTIQTPVKTFKVVIDPGHGGVDLKPKEDHGDKYDPISDKYLELYKAGASSKGRKERAVVLELAKELKEILDLTRTEDGFETFKSYMKSFTNEDLPWIKIDSVMTRNGNAEEKEYSANEDPNAPYRLFDYPDKKTKKIKQGRISFINQEKPNLVVSLHLNPSYKEHPGGMAAVLSPSYRTFYVLKGISEGRYAEEKFTDSPWNHWMIFKEGWSHLENAVADAWIYFHGYWPNRTGKKTDLSAFEGYRQNMVSWRYKDLPGWEELAKVGGKGPYSKTHKSFSAEGKFWEREKAEPELWRREDGREGFGGDNHYASAELMRFVQYGLRKRNSDEDSPEPGPINKPYLSTYALPTFINAISAYLEIGYIDKEKDMTLMTKRRKDVAISLAAGIYSLVHGIKIKHQDYPYIPIGKKINWSRYEKWKEGNYFQIVGE, encoded by the coding sequence GTGAGGCGACTGAAAAACTTTTCCTTCTTTTTTAATCTTATTCTTTTATCGATTCTTCTTCCAGGCGCGGCCGCAGAGGCCGGGCCCGGAAAAAAGGAAGAACCCGATTCTACCATCCAAACACCCGTTAAAACTTTCAAGGTTGTGATCGATCCCGGACACGGGGGAGTCGATCTCAAACCGAAAGAAGACCACGGGGACAAATACGATCCTATCTCGGATAAATATCTTGAACTTTATAAGGCCGGCGCTTCTTCCAAAGGAAGAAAGGAAAGGGCGGTTGTATTAGAACTTGCTAAAGAACTCAAAGAGATCCTGGATCTTACGAGAACGGAAGACGGATTTGAAACTTTCAAATCGTATATGAAGTCGTTTACGAACGAAGATCTTCCCTGGATCAAGATCGATTCGGTGATGACAAGAAACGGAAACGCGGAAGAGAAAGAATACTCCGCAAACGAGGATCCGAACGCTCCCTATCGTCTTTTTGATTATCCCGATAAAAAAACGAAGAAGATCAAACAAGGAAGAATTTCGTTTATCAATCAGGAAAAACCGAACTTGGTTGTTTCTCTTCATCTCAATCCGAGTTATAAGGAACATCCCGGTGGAATGGCCGCGGTCCTTTCCCCTTCTTATAGAACCTTCTATGTCTTAAAAGGAATTTCGGAAGGAAGATATGCTGAAGAAAAGTTTACCGATTCTCCTTGGAATCACTGGATGATTTTTAAGGAAGGCTGGTCTCATTTAGAGAATGCGGTCGCAGACGCTTGGATTTATTTCCATGGCTACTGGCCCAATCGAACCGGTAAAAAAACGGATCTTTCTGCGTTCGAAGGTTATCGCCAAAACATGGTTAGTTGGAGATACAAGGATCTTCCCGGTTGGGAAGAATTGGCGAAGGTCGGAGGTAAGGGACCGTATTCTAAAACTCATAAGAGTTTTTCCGCAGAGGGAAAGTTTTGGGAAAGAGAAAAAGCAGAACCCGAACTCTGGAGAAGGGAAGACGGAAGAGAAGGTTTTGGCGGAGACAATCACTACGCTTCCGCCGAGCTGATGCGCTTTGTTCAATACGGACTTCGAAAGAGAAATTCAGACGAGGATTCTCCCGAACCGGGGCCGATCAACAAACCTTATCTTTCCACTTATGCCTTGCCTACCTTTATCAATGCAATCTCGGCTTATTTAGAAATCGGTTATATAGATAAGGAAAAGGATATGACCTTGATGACCAAGAGAAGAAAGGACGTCGCGATTTCTCTCGCCGCCGGGATCTACTCCTTAGTTCATGGGATCAAGATCAAACATCAGGATTATCCCTATATTCCCATCGGTAAAAAAATAAACTGGTCTCGTTATGAAAAATGGAAGGAAGGAAACTACTTTCAAATTGTAGGTGAGTAG